One stretch of Brettanomyces nanus chromosome 4, complete sequence DNA includes these proteins:
- a CDS encoding uncharacterized protein (EggNog:ENOG41), producing the protein MKLPSSVSRVTDWLTEKSASEYSRLASYRAEASRKAEKSTSILRKHWIVKRYWPLFLPGLIWLSLFIFFQNFQPWANARHCQFLGQLDAAKEGIKPYNIMLVADPQLIDNNTYPNYGKFALWLSTFTVDNYIYKNYWQLVDTLKPDAVVFLGDLLDNGRESSDVYYEYEFRRFNRTFQPELLRKRGIEVVLNIPGNHDIGFGNGVTKPSLDRFEKHFGKTNQVISRAGHQFVMLDAISLSNTRYEAVSAESKVFLRQLHDDVSHPPRILFNHVPLYRDPKEATCGPFRESEKCLPAVAGYQYQTLINPTISNVILRYAQPSIIFSGDDHDYCEMVHTYEYNGEQKHAIEINVKSISMAMGIWKPAVQLLTVFDKPLKGKVVRVNGEEVKDIEPTFMYSMCMLTPPYEDIIFYSIFAAVNFLFFVYICCKPEKWRSSMAIDDVYEEPKLWNRIKAINIKMLFELCLVGFVVVWFVYYTLFTVHYY; encoded by the coding sequence ATGAAACTTCCTTCATCTGTTTCCAGGGTAACCGATTGGTTAACAGAAAAATCAGCGTCAGAGTATTCCAGGCTTGCCTCATATCGCGCAGAGGCCTCGAGGAAAGCAGAGAAAAGCACGTCCATTCTTCGTAAGCATTGGATTGTTAAGAGGTACTGGCCTCTATTTCTACCTGGCTTGATATGGCTTTccctttttattttctttcagaaCTTTCAACCTTGGGCCAATGCTCGCCATTGCCAGTTCCTGGGACAGCTGGATGCGGCAAAAGAGGGTATAAAGCCTTATAACATCATGTTAGTGGCGGACCCTCAGTTGATAGACAATAACACTTATCCTAATTACGGTAAGTTCGCCTTGTGGCTATCGACATTTACTGTGGACAATTACATATACAAGAACTACTGGCAGTTGGTGGACACTTTGAAGCCGGATGCCGTGGTTTTCTTGGGTGATTTACTGGACAATGGTAGGGAATCCTCGGACGTTTACTATGAGTACGAGTTCAGACGGTTCAACAGAACTTTCCAGCCAGAATTGTTACGCAAGAGAGGAATTGAAGTTGTTCTCAACATACCGGGTAATCACGATATTGGCTTTGGAAACGGCGTCACCAAGCCCTCTCTTGACAGATTTGAGAAGCATTTCGGCAAAACCAACCAGGTCATTTCACGTGCAGGTCATCAATTTGTCATGTTAGACGCCATCTCTTTATCCAACACACGTTATGAAGCGGTTTCTGCAGAATCTAAGGTATTCCTTAGGCAGCTTCACGATGATGTTTCCCACCCTCCTCGAATTTTGTTCAACCACGTTCCTTTGTATCGTGATCCTAAAGAGGCCACATGTGGTCCGTTCAGGGAGTCTGAAAAATGTCTTCCGGCCGTTGCAGGATACCAATATCAGACACTAATCAATCCTACCATTTCAAATGTTATCTTAAGGTACGCCCAGCCAAGCATTATCTTTTCCGGGGATGATCACGACTACTGTGAGATGGTGCACACCTATGAGTACAATGGCGAACAGAAGCACGCtattgaaatcaatgttAAATCGATTTCTATGGCAATGGGTATATGGAAACCTGCCGTTCAGCTTCTTACCGTGTTTGATAAGCCACTTAAAGGTAAAGTTGTTAGGGTCAACGGCGAAGAGGTCAAGGATATCGAGCCTACGTTCATGTATTCCATGTGCATGTTAACGCCTCCATACGAGGACATAATATTCTACAGTATATTTGCTGCAGTAAACTTCTTATTTTTTGTTTACATCTGCTGCAAGCCAGAAAAATGGCGTTCCAGTATGGCTATCGACGATGTCTACGAAGAGCCAAAATTGTGGAACCGAATCAAGGCAATAAACATTAAAATGTTATTCGAGCTCTGTTTGGTAGGGTTCGTGGTGGTGTGGTTTGTTTACTATACTTTATTTACTGTGCATTATTATTAG